A stretch of the Lolium perenne isolate Kyuss_39 chromosome 3, Kyuss_2.0, whole genome shotgun sequence genome encodes the following:
- the LOC139837824 gene encoding uncharacterized protein: MTTSALQISSAAGAIQSSAPSMPAGVITTIPTSAPTAYTSTITVRLDRTNYLLWRTQVVPNIAGQGWYGFLDGSCTAPPSTITTGTGDAAVTQPNPAYANWWYTDQRILGILLGSMSEEILGQMVGRHTASAVWACLTSMFSAQNRAGIRQIRRQLTTMKKKDLTAAEYFSKMKGFADAMAMVGSPISDDELIDYIVVGLGSQFESLQASLTVLNAAGNSLTVSEFYAMLLSCEAMHVQNTETSEFSSSANSAARRGDQGRSGGRPFDNASNNNRNGGRPNGGQQGGGGSNHNGGGGNHNGGGGNHYGGGQQNYRGNRNGGGGQGNGSNTGGGAGNGGGGGGRRRTRCQCQICGIWGHDALICRNRFNQVYQADEQRSGNSSANHTWIMDSGATDHLTHDMERLNMHERYHGTDQVQVANGKAIQHTDLRTYDITLLPINPHAASSSDSVQASSDSVQEHLVVHSEPGTIDVHVAPDMHASTSASDLGRRPRSPAPGSAPASPRPTGVSPVTPDGPSTPSTSGSAAGLPSPPVTSPALSPPAGVSDDAPSTTTASVPQHTMITRRRNGVSRPRIPTDGTRALYGLKQSPRAWYARLSDKLHQLGFISSKADTSLFIFDHHGVTIYMLVYVDDIVLAGSSTAAIERLVQTLSSTFPINDLGRLEYFLGIEAAYQSQGLILTQHKYALDLLHRANMEHCRSVTTPMSSTDKLSRDLGDPLGSDDAFRYRSLVGGLQYLTLTRPDLSFAMNKVCQYLSQPTTVHYEAVKRILRYVKGTISTGLRFQPSSSSRLAIYTDADWVGCSDDRRSTGGFAIFLGPNLVSWSSRKQPTVSRSSTEAEYKALANGTAEATWIQSLLKELGVHQSRPSVLWCDNLGATYLTANPVFHARTKHIEIDFHFVREKVALGALDVRFIASGDQLADVFTKPRNPTMGDYGNSVFFEWYQ; this comes from the exons ATGACAACCTCCGCGTTGCAGATTTCCTCCGCCGCCGGCGCCATCCAATCTTCCGCTCCATCCATGCCCGCCGGCGTGATCACCACGATTCCCACCTCCGCTCCCACTGCCTACACCAGCACCATCACGGTGCGCCTTGACCGCACCAACTATCTTCTGTGGAGAACGCAAGTCGTTCCCAATATCGCCGGCCAAGGCTGGTACGGCTTTCTCGACGGCAGTTGCACCGCCCCGCCGTCGACGATCACCACCGGCACCGGAGACGCCGCGGTCACGCAGCCGAACCCTGCGTATGCAAACTGGTGGTACACGGACCAACGgatcctcggcatcctcctcggcTCCATGTCCGAAGAAATTCTCGGCCAGATGGTGGGGCGGCACACCGCCTCTGCCGTGTGGGCATGCCTCACATCCATGTTCTCCGCTCAGAATCGAGCCGGTATTCGCCAGATCCGTCGCCAActgacgacgatgaagaagaaggacCTCACCGCCGCCGAGTACTTCAGCAAGATGAAGGGCTTCGCTGACGCCATGGCCATGGTCGGCAGCCCCATCTCCGATGACGAGCTGATCGACTACATCGTCGTGGGACTCGGCTCGCAGTTCGAGTCACTGCAAGCTTCGCTGACCGTCCTCAACGCCGCCGGGAATTCTCTTACTGTTTCTGAATTTTATGCCATGCTCCTCTCTTGTGAAGCTATGCATGTGCAGAACACCGAGACCAGCGAGTTCTCTTCCTCGGCCAACTCTGCTGCCCGTCGCGGTGATCAAGGCCGCAGCGGCGGTCGCCCCTTCGACAACGCctccaacaacaaccgcaacggcggcCGGCCCAACGGCGGTCAGCAAGGCGGTGGTGGCAGCAACCACAACGGCGGTGGCGGCAACCACAACGGTGGTGGCGGTAACCACTACGGTGGTGGCCAGCAAAACTATCGTGGCAACCGCAATGGCGGCGGTGGCCAAGGTAATGGCAGCAACACCGGTGGAGGCGCTGgtaatggtggcggtggcggcggccgccgTCGCACTCGCTGCCAGTGTCAGATATGTGGCATTTGGGGCCATGACGCCCTAATCTGCCGGAACAGGTTCAATCAGGTCTACCAAGCGGATGAGCAGCGGTCTGGCAACTCATCTGCTAATCATACATGGATCATGGACTCGGGGGCCACCGATCACCTCACCCATGACATGGAAAGGCTGAACATGCACGAGCGCTACCATGGCACGGATCAAGTGCAGGTCGCAAATGGTAAAG CTATTCAGCATACCGATCTGCGCACTTATGACATTACCTTGTTGCCGATTAACCCGCATGCTGCTTCTTCTAGTGATTCTGTGCAGGCTTCTAGTGATTCTGTGCAGGAACACCTCGTGGTACACTCTGAACCTGGCACGATCGACGTGCATGTTGCACCTGATATGCATGCCTCTACATCAGCGTCCGACCTCGGGCGTCGTCCTAGGTCGCCAGCTCCTGGTTCGGCACCCGCCTCGCCACGGCCCACCGGTGTGTCGCCTGTGACCCCGGATGGGCCCTCTACCCCGAGCACGTCTGGCTCTGCCGCTGGGCTGCCATCACCACCTGTGACGTCGCCGGCGCTCTCGCCTCCTGCTGGTGTTTCTGACGACGCTCCATCGACCACTACAGCGTCAGTACCTCAGCACACCATGATCACCCGCCGGCGCAACGGGGTGTCTCGGCCACGGATACCCACAGACGGGACT CGAGCTCTATATGGTCTCAAGCAGTCACCGCGCGCGTGGTATGCCCGTTTGAGTGACAAGCTACATCAGCTCGGGTTCATCTCTAGTAAGGCTGATACCTCTCTCTTCATTTTTGACCACCATGGAGTCACCATTTATATGCTCGTGTATGTCGACGATATTGTTCTTGCCGGTTCTTCTACTGCCGCCATTGAGCGCTTGGTCCAGACTCTCTCTAGCACATTTCCTATTAATGATCTCGGGCGACTTGAGTATTTTCTCGGGATTGAAGCCGCATATCAGTCGCAGGGGTTGATTCTTACTCAGCATAAGTATGCTTTGGATTTgctccatcgtgctaacatggagcACTGTCGATCTGTCACCACCCCTATGTCCAGCACTGACAAGCTCTCCCGTGACCTTGGTGATCCGCTCGGTTCAGATGATGCTTTCCGGTACCGCAGTCTTGTTGGCGGTCTTCAGTATCTCACATTGACGAGACCTGATCTCTCCTTTGCTATGAACAAAGTCTGTCAGTACTTGTCACAGCCGACGACTGTTCATTATGAGGCCGTAAAGCGTATTCTCCGTTATGTGAAGGGCACCATTTCGACCGGTCTTCGTTTTCAGCCATCTTCATCTTCTAGGCTGGCCATCTATACTGATGCTGATTGGGTAGGTTGTTCCGATGATCGTCGTTCTACCGGTGGTTTTGCTATTTTTCTTGGGCCCAACCTTGTCTCTTGGAGCTCTCGCAAGCAGCCAACAGTCTCTCGCTCCAGCACTGAGGCTGAGTATAAGGCGTTGGCCAATGGTACTGCTGAAGCAACCTGGATTCAGTCCCTTCTAAAGGAGCTTGGCGTTCATCAGTCCCGACCTTCCGTGCTATGGTGTGATAATCTTGGCGCCACATACTTAACAGCTAATCCTGTCTTTCATGCTCGCACCAAGCACATTGAGATCGATTTTCATTTTGTCCGTGAGAAGGTTGCGTTGGGGGCCCTTGATGTTCGCTTCATTGCTTCTGGCGATCAGCTTGCCGATGTGTTCACTAAACCA AGAAACCCCACGATGGGTGATTACGGCAATTCAGTCTTTTTCGAGTGGTACCAGTGA